The following is a genomic window from Flavobacteriales bacterium.
GCACGGCGTGCGCTGCACGCTGATCGAGAAAGCCGTGTTCCCCCGGGACAAGGTGTGCGGCGATGCACTGAGCGGGAAGGTGATGCGGGTGCTGGGGCGCATCGACCCCGGCCTGGTGGAACGGGTCAACGCCAATGCCCACCGCATGGCCAGCTGGGGGGTCACCTTCGTGGCCCCGGGAGGCCGGTCGCTTCGCGTGCCCTTCTCCCGCCACACTGGCGTGGGCGAGCCGCCAGGAGCGATCCTGCCGCGGATGGACTTCGATGCGATCCTCGTTGACGCGGTGCGGCGCGGCCAGGCCACCCGCCTCCTGGAAGGCACACAGGCCGTCTCCTACACGCGCACGGGCGGTGGCTGGGAGGTCCTCGCACGCGGTGCCCAGGGACCGGCCACGATCCGTTGCCGGCTCCTCCTCGCGGCGGACGGTGCCCACTCGCACTTCGCGCGCCAGGTGGCCGGCCTGCCCATGGAGCCGCGCCACCACGCCGCCGGGGTACGCGCCTACTACCGCGGCATCACCGACCTCGACCCGCACGGCTTCATCGAGCTGCACTTCCTGAAGGAGCTGCTGCCCGGTTACCTCTGGATCTTCCCACTGCCCGGAGGCCGTGCCAACGTGGGCCTGGGTCTGCGCAGCGATCACGTGCGGACACGCCGGCTGGACCTGAAGGCCGAGCTGGAGCGCCTCGTCACCACCCACCCCACCCTGAAGCACCGGTTCGCGAACGCCGCGGCCGAGGGACCCGTGCAGGGGATGGGGCTTCCCCTGGCCAGCAAGCGCCATCCCTTGAGCGGCGAGGGCTACCTGCTGATCGGCGATGCCGGGCACCTCATCGACCCCTTCACGGGCGAGGGCATCAGCCATGCGATGATCAGTGGCGCGCACGCCGCCGATGTGGCGCACGAGGCCCTCCGCGAGGGTCGTACGGACCCTGCGTTCCTCAGGACCTACGATGCGCGTGTGTGGAAGCGCCTGGGCCAGGAACTGGCCATCAGCACCCGGCTACAGGACCTCGCCCACCGGGCATGGTTGTTCGACTTCGTGGTGAAGCGCGCGAACCGCAACCCCGCTCTGGCGGACACCATCAGCAGCATGTTCACCGACCTCGACCTCCGGGCGCGGCTCAGGAAGCCCGGCTTCTATATGGACCTGGTGCTGGGCCGGAAGGTCAAGGGCTGACCCAGCGAGCGACCCTGCGCTCCCCGTTCACATCGAGAACGGCCAGGTAGGCACCGGCCCGCCATCCAGCCGTTTCCACGCGAAGGGTCGATGGGCCCTCGGCCAGGGAGACCTGCCGTTCAAGAAGTCGCCGACCCATTGGATCGAAGCATCGCAAAAGACCCTGCTCCTCGATGCGCGAAGCGACCTGGAACTGCACCGCGTTCGGCAGCACCGTGGCCGTCAGCTCGGTAAGCTGTTCTTCGGGCAATTGCACGAGGATGATCTTCTGCCGGTCCACTTCGTTCAGGCCATCCAGGTCAACCGTACCACCATCGAGGGCGATCACCCACTTCATGTCCCCCGTATTGCTGGCGCCATTGAACACCTTCGAGCCGGGTGCGAAGCGGATGCGCGCGCCGGGGCCGAGCCGGGTGTGAAGGTCCTGTCGACCCGTGATCCCGGGCCCCTCCTTCAAGACCACCATGCCGTGCATCACCAGTTCACCACCGTATCCGATCACCACATCACTGCCGGTAAGCAACGCCAGCATGCCGCGGTTGCCTTCTCCATAATGCAGGGTGGCGCCCGCAGCGACCTCCAAGGTGCTGCCCCTGCGGAACATGAAACACGAACGCGACCCTTCGAAACCCAGGTGACCATCCTGGTGCACATAGCGATCGCCATCACCCCAGAACAGTTCCACGATCTGCCAAGCGAGGCAGAGGTCGGCACCGTTGTTCACCACCGTGAGCGTGTGGAAGACACTGTCGTTGTTGAGCACCGCTCCCCCGCGCAGCTGGGTGAATGGCTGAAAGTTGAAGCCGGTGTACGGTTCCAGTGTGAGCGTTACCGCGGTGGGCTGCGCCACGTTCGGCAGTGGTGTCACATCGAAATAGCTCACATGCGCCGGCGAGGGGTAGGTCGTGTCCTCATACATCACCAGGAAATTGGAGCCGCTCACCGGCCAAAGGGTGAAGCTGGCAGGGCCTGTCTGGAACTGGGGCAGGTCCGCCTCCACAAGCCGATCCAGGTTCCCCTGCTGAAGCAGGTCTTCCGCCCACGGCCACAGCAAGCGGAACTGTTGCCCGGGACCAGGGGAGGCCAGCGTGAACTTCAGGACCAGCTCTCGCAGCGCATTGTCCGTAAAGCCCTCCGTGGGCACACAGAGGGAGAGCGGCGACCCGAACTGACCGGACCCATAGCTGGCTTGATACCAGCGCAGGTCGCTTCCCGCTCCTGTGCTGTCCGGTATGCGCACCGCCGCGCGGATGCCCGAGCAAAGGCCCTCCGTGCAGGTCGCGCCCTGATCAAGGGTCGTACCCGACAGGGGAAAGCCATCGACCACGAAGGCGTACTGATCATCGGCGACCAACGGTATCGCGGTGGCCGAGTCCATGAGCAAGCGCAGGAACACCGGTCTGGCAGGGTCGGCATCATCGAAGTCGATCCGGGCCTCCACATCCTGGCCAATGACATGCGCAAGGGAGAGACAGATGGTGCTGTCCACCGGTCCGTTCCACGTGTCGTCAAGCGTCTGGTAGGCCTCCCAGTCGGCATAGGTGAGCACCACGACCGTCGTGTCCCATGGGCAGGTACGTGTGACCGTGTCGGAAGCCTGAAAACCCGGTAGGGTGATCTGTGCGGAGGCGACGAAGGGAAGCAGCACGAGCAGGCTTATGGAACGAAGCTTCATGCGAGCGGCATTTGCATGAAGATAGGTCGAACGCATGGGATGCTGCCCGGGTGGTCATACAGACCGCTTCCGCCACCACTCCATCACGGTCACCGCCTGAAACAGCCCGGCTTCAACGTGGACCTGGTCCTCGGGCGCCGGATCAGCGGCTGAGCGGGTTCTGCCCCGCTGGATCCCCGGCCTTACCTTGGCTTCCGGCCACCTCCTGATGCGATCGCTCCTCTTATTCCTGTCGTCCGCGCTGTTCACCGGCCAGGCCTTCGCCCAAGGGACGTGGACGACGCTGAACATCCCGCCTTCCGGGCGCCACGACGACGTCTTCTTCATCAACGACACGGTGGGCTGGGCGGCGGGCGGTCCGGCCGGCACGATCCGCCGCACCGAGGACGGTGGCGCCACGTGGGACCTGCAGTACACCTCCGGACAATACCTGCGCAGCATCGAGTTCATCGATGCCCAGCACGGCTATTGCGGATCCTTGAGCGGGTCGCTGTTCCGCACAGTGGACGGCGGGGCCACCTGGACCGATGTGGCCCCACTGATCACCCCACAGCCGCCCGGCATCTGCGGCCTCTCCGCACCCGCTCCGACCACCATCTATGGCGTGGGACTCTGGGCCTCTCCGGCGTACGTGGTGAAAAGCAGCGATGGCGGCTTCAGCTGGT
Proteins encoded in this region:
- a CDS encoding geranylgeranyl reductase family protein is translated as MQASSASNAAPTHATDVLIVGGGPGGCTAALQLARHGVRCTLIEKAVFPRDKVCGDALSGKVMRVLGRIDPGLVERVNANAHRMASWGVTFVAPGGRSLRVPFSRHTGVGEPPGAILPRMDFDAILVDAVRRGQATRLLEGTQAVSYTRTGGGWEVLARGAQGPATIRCRLLLAADGAHSHFARQVAGLPMEPRHHAAGVRAYYRGITDLDPHGFIELHFLKELLPGYLWIFPLPGGRANVGLGLRSDHVRTRRLDLKAELERLVTTHPTLKHRFANAAAEGPVQGMGLPLASKRHPLSGEGYLLIGDAGHLIDPFTGEGISHAMISGAHAADVAHEALREGRTDPAFLRTYDARVWKRLGQELAISTRLQDLAHRAWLFDFVVKRANRNPALADTISSMFTDLDLRARLRKPGFYMDLVLGRKVKG